gaaggacttggcttcacttggtatatCCAACTAGTCcaacgtaagcggttatcgcaatGAAGAAAAATTGCCAGGCATACCCTAGTGACACGTTTATATTGCGAGCCGCTTGATCCAAGACGGACGTCTGCTGTAGCCGCCACTAACCTGTGGTTAGACGCTACTGGGTGGATTGTTTTTAGATTCGGTGCTCACTATCGAGCTTACCGCCGTCATCGCTCTGAGGATCACTGCACTTACGAAGCTCCTCATCGCAGCAAGATAACAATACCTTGAGGAGGAGTGAATGAATGTTGAAAGTTGCACAAGTTGCtttctggatttcttgagaagtttcacttctgttctATGGTTCAGCTTTGCTAAACTCGTCCAAAATcacataagcggttatcgcgtcgcTCAAAAAGAAGAATATACCGACACCGCAACTGAATGGGTAATGATAGAaaggattttttctaatagcaacgCTAGAGTAGTCCATTTTACGAGTACGTATTTTaatatattgggaggttgaattagttttaaaggtggcacacagatggcgctatttatcactttatcgcgttggcaatactgaatatatattcatgacaaagcctcatccctaggctttgtttatcagtatctgtcatttcgctgaagtataaacaacgcagtgttttcgtgctccgggtatgtcaactttcgtgccgtcgaaacgcaatttgcgggaagctttgcttttctgcttcaatttgaaaaaaaaaatacagcccaagcccgtgaattgctgcaggaggcgtcgaacggcgattttttacgtgcgaattgctgatcgagcgacaaaatcggaagggttttttgcatcgggtggtgactggcgacgaaaaatggatccactacgataacccaaaacgcaaaaaatcatggggtttgcccggccacgcatcaacgtcgacggccaagcagaatattcacggcaagaaaatcatgctctgcatttggtgggatcaggtcggcgtcgtatattttgagctgctccaaccgggcgaaacaatcacgggggatcgttaccgactgcaattgatgcgtttaagccgggcattgaaagaaaaacggccggaaacggtaaaaaggcacgacaaggttactttgcaacatgacaacgctcggccgcatgttgctcaacctgtcaaaaaataccttggaacgcttggctgggaagtgttaccccacccgccgtatagtccagacatagctccctccgattatcatttgttccggcatatgagtctcgatttggcggaccagcggttctcctcgtacgaggctaccaaaatatgggttgagtcatggatagccaagcagcggtcagaattttggagaaacggcatccggaaattgcccgaaagatgggcgaaagttttagctagcgatggccaatacttcgaataaaatattttgtaccgttttttcacaataaagccccaaatcttcgaaaaaaacctttaaaactaattcaacctccataactcaaaaatttgtaGGGATCTCATTATGAAACTTGCAAAGTTTATTAAGCATAGTCaaggctattaataaaaaaataaacaaagcatCTGcaaggggtgtttttcaaaaattacaacaaaaaattactaccttaaaattttgagcaaaaaaatatattttttatgccaattttttttttataaaaaaatagtcttggctattaataaaaaaataagcaaatcatCTGCAGGGGgtgttttgtaaaaattacaacaaaaaatttttaccaaaaaatgttgagcacaaaaatttattttttcttaatttttttttaatctaaaataATAGTCTtggctattaataaaaaaataagcaaatcatCAGCAGGGGTGGTtggcaaaaattattacaataaaaaattattaccaaaaaattttgagcacaaaaatttatttattctcaaattttttttaatttaaaaaaatagtcttggctattaataaaaaaataagcaaatcatCTGCTGAGGCTGTCTTTCAAAAagcacaagaaaaaattattagccaaaaatgttaagcaaaaaaatatatattattttttctaaaaaaattttttttaagtaaaaaaatagtctAGACTGTTAAAAAAAGAGGGAAATTATCTGCAGGGAGcggtttgcaaaaattatattacaacaaaaaattactacccaaaaatgttaagcaaaaaactatattttttctaaaaagtatattttttctaaaacaattgttttttaagtaaaaaaatagtctaggccattaataaaaaaataagcaagtcATCTGCAGGGGTGTTtcacaaaaattacaacaaaaaattattaccaaaaaatgtagagcacaaaaatttattttttcccaaatatttttgtttttattaaaaaaaatagtcttggctgttaataaaaaaataagcaaatcatCAGCAGAGGGTGTCTTTCAAAAAGTACAAGTAAAAATTACTACCCAAAAAGGTtgaccaaaaaatttattttttctagaaaatttttttttataaatttcttttttaataaaaaaatattttttctaaatttttttttttttaagtcacaaACTAGTCTTGGCTATTAATACCGAAAAAACAAAGCATCTGAAGggtgttttaaaaaatacaaaaatatcgttacccaaaaattttgaacaaacaaaatttgttttcttaaacatttttatacatttttgttttaatttttttttctttcttttgttctattaacaatttaaatttcttttttttctaatttttaataaaactttataaaaatgttcaaatgaacTTCAGATATTTCACTATAAAAAACTATGCacccaaattttcaacaatgaataaatctcaaaattattaaatgttttcaaaaattttcagtttacttcgaATTATAGTCAAGTCTACAAATAAGCCAATTCTTAGAAGAGTTGACGACAATagccaaaatacttggatcacttcaTATGGAAACGCTCCAATGCACAAGGTTCGAACacctgaaaattttgaaaatagttgTTTGGTTAACGTCTGGACTAATAGATCATACAAGACCCCTGTTTGGTAGTACTCCTCCGCGCCAAGTAAAAATGGATTTAAGTACAGTTCAAGCAAAGAGTAGAGgacataaaaacatttttaaaagaaaagtgtATAATTTAATTGCGAGAAACGGGGAGGCTCTTCAGAACGTTTTCATGCGCTTAGTGAGAGCTACAAGACCAGCGGGCCTcaatataaattaagaaaagacaAGTGCATGACACGATCCTTTCCTTATAGTCACATCAGTATCGGAAGTTACGTTTTTGACTTCATGCAAGAGTTTAAATACTTAGGTGTCGTATTCAGCATAAATGAGGATACGTTCTTATCTACACAAGACCGTATTCAGGCAGCTAACAGAGCATACTATACTTTGGCCATATCAAacttatgaagtcttcattgatatcaaaggaacaaaactataataagacCGGTTCTCACTTAAGGCTGTGAAACATAGGTCCTTAAAGTTAATGACGTAAATTTACTGAtgtgatttgaaagaaaaattcttagaaGAATATTCCGCACTATACAATTAGAAGACGATACGGTACGGCATAACTACGAGCTCCGTTTTTTAATCGCCGGTGGAAATGAAACGCGGTTTATTAAGTCCCAAAGATTGTGGTGGTATGGACACGTTTtaagaatgagcagcgaaagaaCGACCAAAAAAGAATTTGAAGCAAATCCTGAAGGAGCAAAAAGGAGACGTCGGCCAAGGAGACGATGGTTGCTAGACTTAAAAGACGATATACGAAAGATGAAaatctcacaacatagagcgaaagcAGACTCTCGAGAAAGATGGAGACGCTTTGTAGAGGAGGCTATGGTCACCCCGGACTGTAACTCCAAGTTGATGATGTATTATTTATTCTCAAGGACCAACTGCTTGCGCTCGCTGCTACTTTTTCTGCTTTTTGTGTAACGCTTTTTTaggatttctaaaaaaaatataatataaagtagttgcattcattatttttatttacctcAAATTCCAAATGAAATCGGAACGGCGCCGGATCCAAAGCATATGAAAGATATATAAAGTATGGCGCCTCGAAGTTATCCTTAATTGGCGTACGATCGAATGACCAATCCACCAGCTTAGTGTCATTCATGGGATCTATGAAAACGCTCATGTGATCAGGACCAGAAATCTCTAGACTTATAATCAGATTCGTCAATGATATCCGTTCTTTGCTCAGGATGCTCATCTGCGGCCAACCATCTGCTCTAGGTGCTGGACCATCAATCCAAAAACTCTGGCCACTAAGGAAATTAAACATACAATAGTAAGTTAGAAGATACGATCCGAAAGAAGTATTCGCTTTTTAGTGCTTACCGCCAGCCCAACCAGCGCGTACTATAGATTGGATAGCCGCACATCAATTCCGTGTCACAACTCACGCCCAGCCTGCTGGATTTGGTTAGATTCATATTCTCGAACAAGTAATCGACAGAGTGGGGATGACGATCAACAGGCACGACATAGTAGCCAGAATCGTTGTAGCGGACCGACATCGCAGAATCGCCATCGTGAAAGGTGCGCGTCGTGTgctagaaaacaaaaacatggagccataaaaaaaaaaaatttaaggtatGCCTACGCGTCTTGATTCCAACTACTTACGGCAACATAGAAACGCTGTGGTACATCGCGCTCCCGATAGGGAAAGCCAACCGGAGTAGCGGCTAATATAATGAATATCAAGCAAATCACACCGAACGTAGAGATGATGGTCTTCGATTTGCGGAACAGGCATAAAAGTGGCACCTGTGTACAAATATGAGTGTTTAGAgagtttttcttcaaatttagtTAAACCTGTAATACCAAGAAGGGCGCCAAAAGCAAGCACGCAAACACTGTAAATCCACCAATCATAAGCTCGGGATTTGTATTAGCGCCGTCACGGCCCTGCATCGGTATAAAAATAACATAGAAAGCATAGGCGCAGTAAGAGTAGAAGAGAAAGGGCAGTATCTGACAGACTGTGTGTGGTATGAGCCAGAGGAAAGCTGTAAGAAGAGAAAAGAATTTAACAGAAATTAGTTAATCTCAccaatagagagagagagagagagatactCGTACTTACTTGTCTTGTGGAAGCAAGTGATCATATTCAGGATCACCGACAATACGTAGAAGGCAATGCAAAGCATTAATGCGAATGCTGAGCGGATATTGAGTGAGATCATTACAATGAAAAGCACAGTCAAAATCAGGCAGTGTGCGTGCATGATGAGCTGTATGGCATAGCCCAATGGCAAACCATGCTGCAATCGAAATAAACGGAacaataaatgcatacaaaaatacatactttCACACCAACTTGTAAAACACTCACCTCCTTCGTGCGACTTAAGTAGATGGCCGGTAACAAGCCCATCATAAAGAACATCGGGCAAAAGTACAAACCGAAAACCATCCACGTCTGTGAGAACCACGCCATGGATAAGCCAACAGAATCCAAAAAAATCGCAATAGTGCCTGTCAGCAAAATGGCCAGCAGCACAGCCGCGAATTGTATGCCCAATAAAATACCGAATTTGATAAAGACGCGACGACGAAACATGCCTGTCTGGTGTGCCATATTCCAGATATAGGCCAGTATAGTGATAATGGCAACAACACACACCACGACATTCACTATAATGCCAGTTGTTTCGGAGTAGTAGACAATGAACCAGCCAAGCACATCGAAGAAGATGGTATGACCTTCCGCGTATTGCTGAAAATTGCGATTGTTAAATATCTCAAGTTTAATATATGTGATAATGCGATGGTTAATAACTCAgaagtaggtgaaatggttgaagtgccagtctggcactcctcaagtagcactgaagcgccgttttgatacgaGAGTAGTGAATGCAATATTTGAGTACTTACCGACGGATCTTCCATTTCAGGCGCATTAGCCAAAGCTTTCGCCAGCGCTAAAACATTATCGCCAGTGAGTTGATATGATTTGCGTGGTATGAGATTGAAGCGATCATACTTTGTGTGGTAGACATAGCCGTTCAGCGTGTGAGCCATATCCAAACCTGCAGAATGTAGAAAAGTAAGGGGATTGTAGAGGCTTCAGAGATTGTAAgctaacaacaaaatttttttttttttttttaagaaaaacttatGATACGCGGAAAAAATTTATGTACCAAAATATGGAAATGTTTATTAGGAGGTCTCACAAAAGTAAAGGTGTCGTTTTTCCATTGGACTaatcaaatttattatattttaagacctCCGTgaagtatttaagaaaaatatttaaaattacgtTAGCTGGACTGATGCGAAAGTACCtgtaaaaatcgagttttttgtaaataaattagtttCCTTCCCCTCAcctcacttccttgacaatggtatcacaaaggacgaatccttcttcgtccaagtgtgctcactccctgggcaaccatactagcctaacctaacctaacctagtttcCAAAAAATATGTCACGCAAAAAATCGCTTCAGCTGATAGAGAATTTAACAGGTTACATACGTCAAgaactttctaaaaaaatcgatttttgtttttacagattattattctttatagttcaAGGCATATTTCTGTGCaaatcgattgtaaaaattcgccatagatacaaagttatggtcgaaaatgtaactgcccgacgagcGTTTGATGCGCAGaggtagctgtccttcgttCGAGGCAGCTGGCCATTACTTTTGGAGCCTTTCAGCCTGTCGGTTCTTTTGTTATTCTcaagtatgtactcgtataggGGCATCTCTAAAATATTATGAGAGTATGAAAGGCCTCCAAGTAAAGAAGAAAGAATGCATCGGTCATgtgcatgattcaattattaaaggtttactcactagtgacattcgatttttgacactcccttacaaaaggttgtatttaagaagatgaataaagtggaacaaattcagttttaaaccgattctggcagatggttttttatgaggagctttttcatgctggtATTGGGCTTTGTTAAGCCTCCTCTTGACACTTCTTTCATCCATGGTAAagtgggctcattggaaacaagttccgtcaattcctACTTTTTATAATGAGATATGCAATGCTATCGGTCGCGTCGGGACTATCTAATTATTCTCCTTGTcgtaactctttgggaaatgctagctctttgcaaaacatgaaaTCCTTGTAAATCAACATatcacaagaaataaagctttgtaaattctccactcaTCGATCTTGGATTACGTCAAATAtctatcatgtcctgacttaagcggtatgtattccatgtcatactaccatagtcctgaacacaccgatgaaaactcttgagCGAGTTGTTCCTCTTAAGCAGACCatgttgaaaatgaaatgtgttttctacaaatttcacttttcctccacttttactaaaGATTTCTAGAGCTAGCCACCCAGtatcttgctaagggagccggtttgtcaagagagaacgagaaagctgcttactgagcaaaccttttatcattgaatcatggGTCATGTGCAAACACGTATGGGTAAGCGTCTTCGCCAAGTTGACAGTAAAAAATCGACGTAAAGGAATATTCAAATACATCGAAACAAATCAAACGAGTTAGTTTGGGaggaaaaggaaaattaattacaaaactaATAAACAAGCTAACTATTTATTTCGGTTTGGCAATTAGAAATAATATTGACTCActgtaaaatatgaaaaatgtcaTATGGGCAACAT
The sequence above is drawn from the Anastrepha obliqua isolate idAnaObli1 chromosome 4, idAnaObli1_1.0, whole genome shotgun sequence genome and encodes:
- the LOC129244968 gene encoding endoplasmic reticulum metallopeptidase 1 is translated as MHELNMKSKYENMKIIYNRSKFGWYWAPLFVAFWFLLFYVAVIPSYHSYPDLLTIEDEVTQPGRFIGARAESTLLRLTKIGPKVVGSAANEQTAVNFLLSEISKIVQDSRTDLYDIEQDVQIASGNYVLWQMVNTYQSIQNVVVKLTPRGTNSTSSLLINSHYDSVPGSSGAGDSGAMIVIMLETLRVLSKYETPLQHSIVFLFNGAEENPLQGSHAFITQHKWAHNVKAVMNLDSAGSGGREILFQSGPDHPWLMNYYGKHIVHPYASTIGEELFQNGFVPSETDFRIFRDFGNIPGLDMAHTLNGYVYHTKYDRFNLIPRKSYQLTGDNVLALAKALANAPEMEDPSQYAEGHTIFFDVLGWFIVYYSETTGIIVNVVVCVVAIITILAYIWNMAHQTGMFRRRVFIKFGILLGIQFAAVLLAILLTGTIAIFLDSVGLSMAWFSQTWMVFGLYFCPMFFMMGLLPAIYLSRTKEHGLPLGYAIQLIMHAHCLILTVLFIVMISLNIRSAFALMLCIAFYVLSVILNMITCFHKTTFLWLIPHTVCQILPFLFYSYCAYAFYVIFIPMQGRDGANTNPELMIGGFTVFACLLLAPFLVPLLCLFRKSKTIISTFGVICLIFIILAATPVGFPYRERDVPQRFYVAHTTRTFHDGDSAMSVRYNDSGYYVVPVDRHPHSVDYLFENMNLTKSSRLGVSCDTELMCGYPIYSTRWLGWRGQSFWIDGPAPRADGWPQMSILSKERISLTNLIISLEISGPDHMSVFIDPMNDTKLVDWSFDRTPIKDNFEAPYFIYLSYALDPAPFRFHLEFEHDSADWSGSTFDIGVIGHKIHDDISNTDDFRDFVAEFPAWSTVSAWTSSYESWRL